From the genome of Candidatus Cloacimonadota bacterium, one region includes:
- a CDS encoding serpin family protein: MFRYLSIVLSLILLFAVSACSRNKQVEPKQVSTEQNVVADKVPAPAKIDRQHFEYPYSLWEQVNRKNENLFLSPLSIKAALGMAYTGSRGNTADEIAKVMGYDSKPDQEHLSFRKTISMLNEIQHRGNAKLNIANAMFNAKANEDILIPNYAKTLQESFGSELFSLDFNKAKDTADFINQWVEKKTENRIKDIISERQIADSNDGMVLVNSIYFKSDWMTQFESFNTRKGIFYTSSERDEKQSKPMPLMRQTGSFRYAETGNCQLLEMPFAESELVMLFVLPKDIEETSAALNEEMWTSWMKSLSRPRQVEVIIPRFRLEHTLDQLVDTFRTLGIADAFDAGKADFSGIMKTGGAQNLFISDIVHKAFLEVIEQGTEAAAATQVGFAKTSFTPPDPNIPVFKADQPFLCMIVHKPSNEALFMAKVINPDDAE; encoded by the coding sequence ATGTTCCGATATCTTAGTATAGTATTGTCCCTGATATTACTATTTGCCGTAAGTGCTTGCAGCAGAAACAAACAGGTAGAACCCAAACAGGTTTCTACAGAGCAGAATGTAGTAGCGGATAAAGTGCCTGCTCCAGCTAAGATTGACCGGCAGCACTTTGAATATCCTTACAGTTTATGGGAACAGGTAAATAGAAAGAATGAGAACCTCTTTCTTTCCCCCCTTAGCATCAAAGCTGCCTTGGGAATGGCTTATACCGGCTCCCGAGGCAACACCGCCGATGAGATTGCCAAAGTGATGGGATACGATTCCAAGCCCGATCAGGAACACCTTTCTTTCCGCAAAACTATATCCATGCTGAACGAAATCCAGCATCGGGGAAACGCGAAATTGAATATAGCCAACGCTATGTTCAATGCCAAAGCGAATGAGGATATCCTGATCCCCAATTATGCCAAGACATTGCAGGAATCATTTGGCAGCGAACTGTTTAGCCTGGACTTCAATAAAGCCAAAGATACTGCCGATTTCATTAACCAGTGGGTGGAAAAGAAAACTGAGAACCGCATTAAAGACATCATTTCCGAACGACAGATAGCCGACAGTAACGATGGAATGGTATTGGTAAACAGCATCTATTTCAAGAGCGACTGGATGACTCAGTTTGAAAGTTTCAACACCCGCAAGGGCATTTTCTATACCAGCTCCGAACGCGATGAAAAACAGAGCAAACCCATGCCTCTGATGCGTCAGACCGGCTCATTCCGTTATGCTGAGACAGGCAATTGCCAGTTGCTCGAGATGCCCTTTGCGGAATCTGAATTGGTAATGCTCTTTGTATTGCCCAAAGATATAGAAGAGACAAGCGCCGCACTGAATGAAGAAATGTGGACAAGCTGGATGAAGAGCCTTTCCCGCCCTCGTCAAGTGGAAGTAATAATCCCCAGATTCCGCTTGGAACACACTCTGGATCAACTGGTGGATACTTTCCGCACACTTGGCATTGCCGATGCATTCGACGCTGGTAAAGCGGATTTTTCCGGCATCATGAAAACCGGCGGTGCTCAGAACCTCTTTATTTCAGACATCGTACACAAAGCCTTTTTGGAGGTTATCGAACAAGGAACGGAAGCAGCGGCCGCCACTCAGGTCGGCTTTGCAAAGACATCCTTTACTCCACCCGATCCCAATATCCCGGTGTTCAAAGCCGATCAGCCTTTCTTGTGTATGATAGTGCACAAACCCAGCAATGAGGCTTTGTTTATGGCCAAAGTGATTAATCCGGACGACGCTGAATAG
- a CDS encoding helix-hairpin-helix domain-containing protein, which yields MKKLFLMFLALIFIGLLSAKVDLNTAGMSELKQLPISEAQARDIYEYRTFVKIFDSIYDLREIPSIDQRTMNKLKPLVVVSVYTETDDVTLRREEISDLIERLDSNEGASEGMADVWEDYLMTPQNVNRMHFNDFVSLPNVSAVDAAAILKRVARGDTIADTRDLRGTMGLSYYGYTNLRNYVYFKEPPVKNRLMFDAQIQYYTRYFEEGQYDMLHEPFLPSDYGNNWLTIPQDKRKTYWGYFELDQVHPDITAKLRMRYGNNLKMGIMNYSPKAHDGWQYMDSEDFWNSSKYYAGYENTKIPWLDNTSLKMYLGHYRATYGEGLTMENTDFYSSRKTGFGFSKRIMGITPDLSKASQYALRGAAVELANPYFNASFFVSDDDKDGLAYINEDGSYVMRDEYGNDVFRDSDGKQYFMDGATARYTYDDGSAVSADKNKFFSYITPSLPYDNDTMMEAEAYMNSSLYPEVIPPGSAYIPYQMQYINLAARKDAIREKLWGTHLELSPIIGTRLGFTTYTALYEDAHFVVPGFNDLKNILLRDSYNIPKIEKAMNAEISNLYGTQTDRYSRDYRRVIGFDGGTVLGNTAIQGEYAEMSKYGEDTKLGDDPKAYLISSHTQFENLYFITLYRNYDIGFDNPYSNSFSEHERFNDTILEKNIYALSNPLISDMYQNSNQSQPEKGLYFETRYKFNRYFTVGRSYLDLWERLADGRRSARFQSELEFRPLYQLAMRLRYKNQVNRYDDTAERGVSKTNEYTVAIRTFLSNRDFLELEYRYNTVLSPPYTSLTYPAQPGNNTMAAAQTLMTGDYIGVNYTHNFTPSVKLQGSFLYWYGHGISHWDWEDMEIDFMGERGAKAWIAISSRISNNMYMNIKFRNKTYQDKEVRIRQFNNPADEALEGQLTYAERVEHSENTIRFSLDYRF from the coding sequence ATGAAAAAGCTCTTTTTGATGTTCCTTGCCCTGATATTTATAGGGCTGCTCAGCGCTAAGGTGGATCTGAATACCGCCGGCATGAGCGAATTGAAGCAGCTTCCTATCTCGGAGGCGCAAGCGCGGGACATCTATGAATACCGGACTTTTGTGAAGATTTTTGACAGCATATATGATCTTCGCGAGATCCCGTCCATAGATCAGCGCACAATGAACAAACTGAAGCCGCTGGTGGTGGTTTCTGTATATACTGAAACCGATGATGTGACATTGCGCAGAGAGGAAATCAGTGATCTGATCGAGAGGCTGGACAGCAATGAAGGAGCCAGCGAGGGTATGGCAGACGTTTGGGAAGACTATTTGATGACTCCTCAAAACGTAAACCGCATGCACTTCAACGACTTTGTGAGTCTGCCAAACGTATCAGCCGTTGATGCCGCAGCCATCCTGAAAAGAGTGGCACGTGGAGACACCATTGCCGACACCAGAGACCTCCGCGGTACTATGGGGCTTTCCTATTATGGCTATACAAACCTGCGCAACTACGTATATTTCAAAGAACCTCCGGTTAAGAACAGGCTGATGTTTGATGCTCAGATTCAGTACTACACCCGCTATTTTGAAGAAGGTCAATACGATATGCTGCACGAGCCGTTTCTGCCCAGCGATTATGGCAACAACTGGCTGACAATTCCTCAGGACAAACGCAAAACCTACTGGGGTTATTTCGAGCTTGATCAGGTGCATCCGGACATCACTGCAAAACTGCGGATGCGCTACGGCAACAATCTTAAGATGGGTATCATGAATTACTCCCCCAAAGCGCATGATGGCTGGCAATACATGGATTCCGAAGACTTTTGGAACAGCAGCAAATACTATGCCGGCTACGAAAATACCAAGATACCCTGGCTGGACAACACATCCCTAAAGATGTATCTGGGGCATTACCGCGCCACTTACGGCGAGGGCTTAACGATGGAGAATACCGATTTCTACAGCTCGCGCAAGACCGGATTTGGCTTTAGTAAGCGCATCATGGGCATCACTCCGGATCTGTCCAAGGCTTCGCAATATGCTTTGCGCGGAGCAGCGGTGGAATTGGCAAATCCTTATTTCAACGCATCTTTCTTTGTGTCGGACGACGATAAAGACGGCCTGGCATACATCAACGAAGATGGCAGCTATGTAATGCGGGATGAATATGGCAATGATGTCTTTAGAGATAGCGATGGCAAACAATACTTTATGGACGGCGCCACAGCTCGATATACTTATGACGACGGCAGTGCGGTAAGTGCCGATAAGAATAAGTTCTTTTCCTATATTACTCCAAGTCTGCCCTATGATAACGACACAATGATGGAAGCAGAAGCGTATATGAATTCATCTCTGTATCCGGAGGTGATACCTCCGGGATCTGCTTATATCCCGTATCAAATGCAATACATCAATTTAGCGGCTCGCAAGGACGCCATTCGTGAAAAGCTGTGGGGCACTCATTTGGAATTGAGCCCCATAATAGGTACCAGACTTGGCTTTACAACCTATACTGCTTTGTATGAAGATGCGCATTTTGTGGTGCCCGGTTTTAACGATCTGAAGAATATCCTGCTTCGTGATTCCTACAATATTCCCAAGATAGAGAAAGCCATGAATGCCGAAATCAGCAATCTCTACGGCACTCAGACCGATCGCTACAGCCGGGACTATCGCCGCGTTATCGGCTTTGACGGTGGCACAGTATTGGGTAATACTGCCATTCAAGGTGAATATGCCGAGATGAGTAAGTATGGCGAAGACACCAAATTGGGCGACGATCCCAAGGCATACCTGATCAGCTCTCACACTCAATTTGAGAATCTCTATTTTATTACCCTGTATCGAAACTACGACATTGGTTTTGATAATCCTTACAGCAATAGTTTCTCAGAACATGAGCGCTTCAACGATACCATCCTGGAAAAGAATATCTATGCGCTTAGCAATCCGCTGATCTCGGACATGTATCAAAACAGCAATCAATCTCAACCGGAAAAAGGGCTCTACTTTGAGACCAGATACAAATTTAATAGGTACTTCACTGTGGGACGCAGCTATCTGGACTTGTGGGAACGGCTTGCAGACGGTCGTCGCAGTGCTAGATTCCAGAGCGAACTGGAATTTCGTCCATTGTATCAATTGGCGATGAGACTGCGTTATAAGAACCAGGTGAACCGTTATGACGACACAGCAGAACGCGGAGTATCCAAAACCAACGAATACACTGTGGCGATCCGCACTTTCCTTTCCAACCGGGACTTTTTGGAGCTGGAATATCGTTACAATACCGTGCTAAGCCCGCCCTACACTTCGCTTACCTATCCCGCTCAACCGGGTAACAATACAATGGCTGCAGCACAAACCTTGATGACTGGCGATTACATCGGCGTGAATTACACTCACAACTTCACTCCCAGCGTAAAACTGCAGGGTTCCTTCTTGTACTGGTATGGACACGGCATCTCGCATTGGGATTGGGAAGACATGGAAATCGACTTTATGGGCGAACGCGGTGCCAAAGCATGGATCGCCATATCCAGCCGCATCTCAAACAATATGTATATGAATATCAAGTTCCGCAATAAAACCTATCAGGATAAAGAAGTAAGAATCCGCCAATTCAACAATCCCGCCGATGAGGCTTTGGAAGGTCAGCTTACTTATGCCGAGAGAGTGGAACACAGTGAAAACACAATCCGCTTTTCCCTTGATTATCGCTTCTAA
- a CDS encoding 5'-nucleotidase C-terminal domain-containing protein: MKRYILLSVLILALSLAVAEDLRLDIMWSNDVHGGIDRSQATFMNPDFPPQLGGGASAATLIKHVRSWQSPTRQSLLLDAGDFFQGRPVGTVTNGVSVIEYMNMVGYDAMTIGNHEFDILQDELEPTLELANFPILTCNVIDTRTGEIPWYAFPYTIVNRMGVRIGILGFTTTDTKQMSFPENIRNIEFLNEKESVSKYVKILREEEKVDLVVVLGHAGLPYDNVETYLSRYDEKGNPRYAERRGHWGYDAQELAREVDGIDLFIGGHIHKGWPKPWIDPVTHTMVITGYAYGSNLGLLTLTIDPETKTLTGYELPAIREGAMITLFEDQFIPDPEARDLIEGYVAVAEEGMDEVIGYAKNHLSRTNVDAQSPMGNTIVEAMKYMVDADFSFLNLGGVRAEIKSGPVTYRNIFEVMPFDNMLISFKCDGRTLRRIIETRVEGSRAGLIVAGVKVVYSRQRPSFDRVTTLLVGGEPLDPDKIYTVATTDFLMQGNAGLTMLMDIPAENVTNHNINLRDAIVKYFKDNSPVDVRIDDRWKRDDNSRQAPYLAQ; this comes from the coding sequence ATGAAAAGATATATATTACTATCAGTGCTGATATTGGCGCTGAGCCTGGCTGTGGCTGAGGACTTGCGTCTGGACATCATGTGGTCAAATGACGTGCATGGTGGCATAGACCGCTCTCAAGCCACTTTTATGAATCCGGACTTCCCTCCCCAGTTAGGAGGCGGTGCGTCGGCTGCTACACTCATCAAACACGTGCGTAGCTGGCAGAGCCCAACCCGTCAATCCTTGCTCCTGGATGCCGGAGACTTCTTTCAAGGCCGCCCGGTAGGGACAGTCACAAACGGCGTGTCTGTAATTGAATACATGAACATGGTCGGTTATGATGCCATGACCATCGGAAACCATGAATTCGACATCCTGCAGGATGAATTGGAACCCACTTTGGAATTAGCGAATTTTCCCATTCTTACCTGTAATGTGATCGACACCAGGACCGGAGAGATTCCCTGGTATGCTTTTCCCTATACCATTGTCAATCGCATGGGCGTACGCATTGGCATTCTGGGCTTTACCACCACAGATACTAAACAGATGAGCTTCCCGGAAAACATCCGCAATATCGAATTTCTGAATGAAAAAGAGTCTGTATCCAAATATGTAAAGATATTGCGGGAAGAAGAGAAAGTGGATTTGGTAGTAGTATTGGGACATGCCGGGCTTCCCTATGATAACGTGGAGACCTATCTGAGCCGTTACGACGAAAAAGGAAATCCTCGCTACGCAGAACGACGCGGTCACTGGGGTTACGATGCTCAGGAATTAGCCCGCGAAGTGGATGGTATCGATCTTTTTATCGGTGGACACATTCATAAGGGCTGGCCCAAACCCTGGATTGATCCGGTGACCCACACTATGGTTATCACAGGTTATGCCTACGGTTCAAACCTTGGTTTGCTTACTCTTACCATAGACCCGGAAACCAAGACTCTAACAGGTTATGAGCTCCCCGCCATCCGCGAAGGTGCAATGATCACCCTCTTTGAAGATCAGTTTATTCCCGATCCCGAAGCCAGAGACCTTATCGAAGGCTATGTAGCAGTAGCTGAAGAAGGCATGGATGAAGTGATTGGCTATGCCAAAAACCACCTTTCCCGCACCAATGTAGATGCGCAATCTCCCATGGGCAATACCATTGTGGAAGCCATGAAATATATGGTAGATGCAGATTTCTCCTTCCTGAATCTGGGTGGTGTGCGGGCCGAGATCAAGAGCGGCCCCGTCACCTATCGCAATATCTTTGAAGTAATGCCTTTTGACAATATGCTTATCAGCTTCAAGTGCGATGGCAGAACCTTGCGCCGCATCATCGAAACCCGTGTGGAAGGCAGTAGAGCGGGCTTGATCGTAGCCGGAGTAAAAGTGGTTTATTCCCGTCAACGTCCCAGTTTTGACCGCGTGACCACCCTGTTGGTTGGAGGTGAACCCCTCGATCCGGACAAGATCTATACCGTAGCCACCACAGACTTCCTGATGCAGGGTAATGCAGGACTCACCATGCTGATGGACATCCCAGCCGAAAACGTGACCAATCACAATATAAATCTGCGGGATGCGATCGTGAAATACTTCAAGGACAATTCTCCGGTGGACGTTCGGATCGACGACCGCTGGAAGCGTGACGACAACTCACGTCAAGCACCATATCTGGCACAATAA
- a CDS encoding YifB family Mg chelatase-like AAA ATPase — MVGFALTYTTLGIDALQVAVECDREGTMQQGVNIVGMPTNAVKESKDRVFAALRNSGISYKSARYTINLAPADIRKDSSALDLPIALAVVMNNHGIPDPGLQKIAVVGELSLDGNVRPVDGVLPIAISAQRDGVDILIVPYENAEEAAIIDDITVIPVTSLAETVRYLKGETSIERAKVDREKIFRVLNDFPLDMHDVKGQYQVKRALEVAAAGGHNLLMIGPPGSGKTMLARRVPTILPELTLDEALEATKIHSVAGFSKDFRNGILTTRAFRAPHHTISDIALIGGGTYPKPGEVSLSHRGVLFLDELPEFKRAVLEVLRQPLEDGIVTISRASTSLTFPAEFMLIASMNPCPCGYFGANIPNHECTCEPGFISRYRNRVSGPLLDRIDIHVEVPTVAYKDLSALPSGDSSATIRERVNKAREIQHKRFENKGIFNNSQMNSKMMREFCPLDSASHALMQNAIDKLGYSARVFDRILKVARTIADLDNAPTIKSDHISEAIQYRTLDRKYWS, encoded by the coding sequence ATGGTAGGATTTGCACTCACATATACTACACTGGGAATTGATGCGCTGCAAGTTGCGGTAGAATGCGATCGGGAAGGCACCATGCAACAGGGCGTAAACATCGTAGGGATGCCCACAAACGCGGTTAAGGAGAGCAAAGACCGGGTATTTGCCGCTCTGCGCAACAGCGGAATATCCTATAAAAGTGCCCGATACACTATCAATCTAGCTCCGGCAGATATCCGCAAGGATTCTTCCGCATTGGATCTGCCCATCGCTTTGGCTGTTGTGATGAACAACCACGGCATCCCGGATCCCGGTCTGCAAAAGATTGCTGTGGTGGGAGAGCTTTCCCTGGATGGTAATGTCCGTCCTGTAGATGGAGTATTGCCGATCGCTATCTCTGCTCAACGTGATGGTGTGGATATACTGATAGTTCCTTACGAGAATGCCGAAGAAGCCGCTATTATCGACGATATCACTGTGATCCCCGTTACTTCGCTGGCAGAGACAGTCCGCTACTTGAAAGGCGAGACCAGCATAGAGAGGGCAAAGGTTGACCGGGAGAAGATCTTTCGGGTGTTGAACGACTTTCCTTTGGACATGCACGACGTAAAAGGGCAGTATCAGGTGAAACGCGCTTTGGAAGTTGCGGCTGCAGGCGGGCACAACCTCCTGATGATCGGGCCTCCCGGCAGCGGCAAGACCATGCTCGCACGGCGTGTACCCACCATCCTGCCGGAGCTTACATTGGACGAAGCGCTGGAAGCCACTAAAATCCACTCTGTAGCGGGATTTTCCAAAGACTTTCGCAATGGTATCCTTACTACTAGAGCCTTTCGGGCCCCTCACCATACGATCAGCGACATCGCCTTGATCGGAGGAGGAACCTATCCCAAACCCGGTGAGGTGAGTCTCTCTCATCGGGGAGTACTGTTTTTGGACGAACTGCCGGAGTTTAAGCGAGCTGTGCTGGAAGTATTGCGACAGCCTCTTGAAGACGGCATTGTAACTATATCCAGGGCTTCCACCAGCCTCACATTCCCGGCAGAATTCATGCTGATCGCCTCCATGAACCCCTGTCCATGTGGATATTTCGGGGCAAACATACCCAATCACGAATGCACATGCGAACCAGGCTTTATCAGCCGATACCGCAACCGTGTATCCGGCCCTTTGTTGGATCGCATCGACATCCATGTGGAAGTACCCACTGTGGCGTATAAAGACCTAAGCGCCCTACCTTCCGGAGATTCATCAGCCACTATCCGCGAGCGAGTGAACAAAGCCCGCGAGATTCAGCATAAACGCTTTGAGAACAAGGGAATATTCAATAACAGCCAGATGAATAGCAAGATGATGCGTGAGTTTTGTCCCCTGGATAGCGCAAGCCATGCCCTGATGCAAAACGCCATCGATAAACTGGGCTATTCTGCCAGAGTCTTTGACCGCATCCTGAAGGTGGCCAGGACTATCGCAGATTTGGATAATGCGCCCACCATCAAAAGCGACCACATCTCCGAAGCCATCCAATATCGCACTTTGGATAGAAAATATTGGAGTTAA
- the ppdK gene encoding pyruvate, phosphate dikinase, whose product MTATKRVYLFGNGHAEGKADMKNLLGGKGANLAEMNLIGVPVPPGFTITTDACTEFNQVGPEKMRDMLANEVKTAVKHVEQIMRMQFGSNENPLLVSVRSGARASMPGMMDTILNLGMNDNAVQGIIRKTNNERFAWDSYRRFVQMYGDVVLGLKPQSKEEEDPFEVIIHHMKEEKGVKNDLELTSEDLKQLVVLFKKAVKDNTGHDFPEDPWDQLWGAIFAVFDSWNNDRAVYYRQLNGIPHEWGTAVNVQAMVFGNMGDTSATGVAFTRDAATGENIFNGEYLINAQGEDVVAGIRTPQQITKEGSRRWAKLAGISEDERAAKFPSLEEVMPATYKELFDIQKKLENHAHDMQDLEFTIQDNKLWMLQTRNGKRTGFAMVKIAVDMLKEGMIDEKTALLRMEPEKLDELLHPVFNRDALAKAHVIAKGLPASPGAATGQIVFFAEDAEAWAKDGKKVILVRTETSPEDLRGMNVAKGILTARGGMTSHAAVVARGMGKCCVSGAGTLQINYKTRIMTVDGKSYKEGDWISLNGSTGQVLEGKVDTQDPELSGDFARIMELADKHTKMKVRTNADTPKDAIVARKFGAVGIGLCRTEHMFFEGERINAMREMILADDEAGRRKALDKLLPMQRSDFEGIFTAMDGFPVTVRLLDPPLHEFVPHEEKDQIEIAKSLGIDPLKVKNRVDSLHEFNPMLGHRGCRLGNTYPEITEMQARAIIEAAINVQKKGVKVLPEIMVPLIGTLAEFKLQEEIIRSTAEKVFQETSEKVQYLVGTMIEIPRAALTADKIAESAEFFSFGTNDLTQMTFGYSRDDAGVFLPVYLKKNLLKHDPFQILDQEGVGQLVELGTTRGRSARPNLKVGICGEHGGEPSSVEFCHRVGMNYVSCSPYRVPIARLAAAMAAIR is encoded by the coding sequence ATGACTGCAACTAAACGCGTTTACCTATTTGGTAACGGACACGCTGAAGGTAAAGCCGATATGAAGAATCTGCTGGGTGGAAAAGGTGCAAACCTCGCCGAAATGAATCTCATCGGCGTTCCTGTACCCCCCGGATTCACTATCACCACAGATGCCTGTACTGAGTTCAATCAGGTTGGCCCCGAGAAAATGCGCGATATGCTAGCCAATGAAGTTAAAACAGCCGTCAAACACGTGGAACAAATCATGAGAATGCAATTTGGTTCCAACGAAAACCCCTTGCTGGTTTCCGTGCGTAGTGGCGCCAGAGCTTCCATGCCCGGTATGATGGACACCATCCTGAACCTTGGTATGAACGACAATGCCGTGCAAGGCATCATCAGAAAGACCAATAACGAGCGCTTCGCTTGGGATAGCTACCGCCGCTTTGTGCAGATGTATGGCGATGTTGTATTGGGCCTGAAACCCCAAAGCAAAGAAGAAGAAGATCCCTTTGAAGTTATTATACATCACATGAAAGAAGAAAAAGGCGTGAAGAACGACCTCGAACTGACCAGTGAAGACCTGAAGCAGCTGGTAGTTCTCTTCAAAAAAGCCGTGAAAGACAATACTGGTCACGACTTCCCGGAGGATCCATGGGATCAGCTCTGGGGTGCAATTTTTGCGGTGTTCGATAGTTGGAACAACGACCGCGCCGTCTATTACCGCCAGCTGAACGGTATCCCTCACGAATGGGGAACAGCCGTAAACGTACAAGCCATGGTCTTTGGCAATATGGGCGATACCAGTGCCACCGGCGTTGCCTTCACCCGTGATGCCGCCACCGGCGAAAACATCTTCAACGGAGAATACCTCATCAACGCCCAGGGCGAAGACGTAGTTGCCGGAATCCGCACACCTCAGCAAATCACCAAAGAAGGCTCACGAAGATGGGCGAAACTTGCAGGAATCAGCGAAGATGAGCGTGCAGCAAAATTCCCCTCTCTGGAAGAAGTGATGCCTGCCACATATAAAGAGCTCTTCGACATCCAGAAAAAACTTGAAAACCATGCCCACGATATGCAAGACTTGGAATTTACCATCCAAGACAACAAACTGTGGATGCTGCAAACCCGCAATGGCAAACGCACCGGATTTGCAATGGTCAAGATCGCCGTGGATATGCTGAAAGAAGGCATGATCGACGAAAAGACCGCACTATTGCGCATGGAACCGGAGAAACTGGACGAACTGCTGCATCCTGTATTCAATAGAGACGCTCTGGCAAAAGCACACGTGATAGCGAAGGGGCTGCCTGCCTCTCCCGGCGCTGCCACCGGTCAAATCGTTTTCTTTGCCGAAGATGCAGAAGCATGGGCCAAAGACGGCAAGAAAGTGATCCTGGTTCGCACCGAGACTTCTCCTGAAGACCTGCGTGGAATGAACGTTGCCAAAGGCATCCTTACCGCTCGTGGCGGAATGACCTCCCACGCTGCTGTGGTTGCCCGCGGTATGGGTAAATGCTGTGTTTCCGGCGCGGGTACCTTGCAGATCAATTACAAAACCCGCATCATGACTGTTGACGGCAAAAGCTACAAGGAAGGCGATTGGATATCATTGAACGGCTCCACCGGCCAGGTACTGGAAGGAAAAGTTGATACCCAGGATCCGGAATTGAGCGGAGATTTTGCCAGAATTATGGAACTGGCAGACAAACATACCAAAATGAAAGTGCGCACCAACGCCGACACACCCAAGGATGCTATAGTTGCCCGCAAATTTGGCGCAGTAGGCATCGGACTCTGCCGCACCGAGCATATGTTCTTCGAGGGAGAACGCATTAATGCCATGCGCGAGATGATTCTGGCAGACGACGAAGCCGGACGCAGAAAGGCATTGGACAAGCTTCTGCCCATGCAGCGCAGCGATTTTGAAGGTATCTTCACTGCCATGGACGGCTTCCCGGTTACCGTTCGCCTCTTGGATCCCCCCTTACACGAGTTTGTACCCCATGAGGAAAAAGATCAGATCGAGATCGCCAAAAGTCTCGGGATCGATCCCCTGAAAGTGAAAAACAGAGTGGACTCCCTGCATGAATTCAATCCCATGCTCGGTCACCGTGGATGCCGCTTGGGCAATACCTATCCTGAAATCACAGAGATGCAGGCGAGAGCCATCATCGAAGCCGCAATCAACGTTCAAAAGAAAGGCGTGAAGGTACTTCCGGAGATCATGGTACCGCTCATCGGAACTTTGGCAGAATTCAAGCTGCAGGAAGAAATCATCCGCTCTACCGCTGAGAAAGTCTTCCAGGAGACCAGTGAAAAAGTGCAATACTTGGTTGGAACCATGATCGAGATTCCGCGCGCAGCCCTTACAGCGGACAAGATCGCCGAAAGCGCTGAGTTCTTTAGCTTTGGCACCAACGACCTCACACAGATGACCTTTGGTTATAGCCGTGACGACGCTGGTGTATTCCTGCCCGTTTATCTGAAGAAAAACCTGCTGAAACACGATCCCTTCCAGATATTGGATCAGGAAGGCGTAGGCCAGCTGGTGGAACTGGGAACTACCCGCGGTCGCAGCGCTCGCCCGAATCTGAAAGTGGGCATCTGCGGCGAACACGGCGGAGAACCCTCAAGCGTGGAGTTCTGCCACAGAGTTGGCATGAACTACGTTAGCTGCTCCCCCTACCGCGTACCAATTGCCAGACTCGCGGCAGCTATGGCAGCAATCCGATAA